In Helicobacter mastomyrinus, the sequence TCCAGCGATTTGCACTCTTACACTCTGTATCAAAAAGCCCAATATCTTAGACTCTTGCATTGTGGGAGCAAGTATCACACGACATTTTAAAGATTCTTGCTCGCATTAAGATTCTAGCAAAAGACATCTTCTTACTAACGCGTAGTTGCTATATCTTCACATAGTGGCGTTATCTCGCCAATACGTGGTGTAATGAGCGTGAAGGGCAGTATCTTGCCTCTCTATTGTAGAGGGCATATAGACTTTGCAAAGGCTGCTTCCAGCTATGTGGTGCAAGGGCAAATTTGCTATTATGAATAGGCATAAACTTTTTTGCAACATAAATCAATCCCTACCCGCACGAAGCTATCGCTTTGGCAATGCTTTTATATCACTTTGAATACTTGGAATCGCCACCTTTGGCGGCAAACACGATTGCAAAAAGAAAAGACAATACAGAATCATTGCGATGCGTGTAAGATTCTATAATACCTTGTTCTATGGAATACTAGATAGGCTCATAGGATGATTGTGTGCCTTACCACAATAGAAATGTGGTGATTGTGCGATAGAATCTTTATGTGAAGCTAACATCAATATGCCCTTAAAAGTCCAATAATCATTTTGCACCACCTTAGATTTATGATTTAGCAAAGACATAATGAAATTAACTATCTTGCCTTTATTTTGCTATAATGCCTTACATCACAATCACAAAGGGGTAATATGAAAATTTTAGTGATTCAAGGACCAAATCTTAATATTCTAGGACATCGTGAGCCACATATCTATGGGCATTTTACATTAGAGCAGATTCATAAAAACCTATCCAATCAGGCAAAGCAAAATGGCACAGAATTAGAGTTTTTTCAAAGCAATTTTGAAGGCGAGATTATCGATAAATTGCAAGAGTGTATCGGTGGAGAATACGCAGGAGTAATTATTAATCCCGCAGCATTTACGCATACTTCTATTGCGATTGCTGATGCAATTGCAAGCTGCGGTGTGCCTGTGATTGAAGTGCATATTAGCAATATCCACGCACGTGAGGAATTTCGTGCAAAAAGCTATACAGGTGCAGCGAGTGCAGGAGTAATTACGGGCTTTGGTGCATTTGGCTATCATTTGGCATTGATTGGAATCTTGCAAATTGTTAATGAAGTGCAAGCCCTCAAGGCACAGCAGGCACAAAG encodes:
- the aroQ gene encoding type II 3-dehydroquinate dehydratase, which codes for MKILVIQGPNLNILGHREPHIYGHFTLEQIHKNLSNQAKQNGTELEFFQSNFEGEIIDKLQECIGGEYAGVIINPAAFTHTSIAIADAIASCGVPVIEVHISNIHAREEFRAKSYTGAASAGVITGFGAFGYHLALIGILQIVNEVQALKAQQAQSKKT